The genomic interval AATATAAGATGTAGAGGTTGTTGTTAACATACTAAGAATAGACTGCACACGGTTAACGGGAATGAGCCCTTCTTTCACATTTAAAATCGAGCTTTGCGTCATAGAACCGCCGAGCTTATGAACGCTTGTTGCGGCCATATCTGCGCCTGCCTGCATCGCTGAGAGAGGTAATTCATCGTGAAAATGAATATGAACACCGTGTGCTTCGTCAACGAGGACAGGTACATTATAGGAATGAGCTGTCTCGACAATTCTCTTTAAATCCGCGGCAATGCCGAAATAGGTTGGGTTGATGACAAGTAACCCTTTTGCATCAGGATGCTCCTGTAATGTTTTTTCCACTTGATCTATTGTAATACCGTGAGAAATCCCTAAGTTTTTGTCAATTTCTGGATTTATGAAAATAGGTACAGCTCCAGAGAATACAATCGCTGACATAACCGATTTATGAACATTTCGAGGGACGATAATTTTATCTCCAGGTCCACAAACTGTCATAACCATTGTCATAATTGCACCGCTTGTTCCTTGAACTGAGAAAAATGTATGATCAGCTCCGAATGCTTCAGCTGCTAAATCCTGCGCTTGTTTAATAATGCCTTTAGGTCGATGAAGGTCATCTAGCGGAGCGATATTAATTAAATCGATAGATAATGCGTTTTCGCCAATAAATTCGCGAAATTCCGGATCCATTCCATTTCCTTTCTTATGTCCAGGAATATGAAATTGAATCGGATTTTTTTTTGCATGATCGATTAAGCCAGTATATAAAGGAGTTTCATATTGTGACAATTCTTTTTGACCCCATTTCTTAATCAATGTAAATTTCGCATAAAACAAAAGAAATTATAGCATGTATAAATGTCGTTGCATAGGAAAATTTCCGAAAAATAAGCTCGGAAAATTGAAGGGTTAGTAAATATTTGTAATAATATAAATAAATACCAGAATGGATGGTATCAGGGGAATCATGTAAATGATAGGCTATGTTCATTCAGGTAGTAATAACGTCATTTAACAACACAAATAAAAGGGGGAGACTTATAATGAAATGGAGTACGCGTGTTACAGAATTGTTAGGCATTAAATATCCAATTGTTCAAGGGGGGTTAGCCTATTTAGCATATGCTGATTTAGCTGCAGCGGTTTCCAATGCGGGCGGTCTTGGACAAGTAACAGCGATGTCTTTACGTACACCTGAAGAACTTCAAGAAGAAATTCGAAAAACAAAATCTTTGACGGACCAACCATTTGGTGTTAATTTTGCCATTGGTAATCATGGGCGTCCGTATGAGCATTTTCTTGAAGTAGCTTTGAAAGAAGAAGTGAAGGTTGTTTCTGTTACAGGAGGAAACCCGGCTCCTTTTTTAGATTTTGTCAAAGGTACGCCTGTTAAAAAACTTGTTCTTGTTGCAGCAAGACGACAAGCGATGAAAGCCGAGCAATTAGGTGCAGATGCGGTCATGGTTGTTGGACAAGAAGGAGGCGGTCATTTAGGACGTGATGATATCGGAACATCGGTATTAATTCCTCAAGTTATTGATTCTGTTAAGATTCCTGTTATTGCTTCAGGCGGCTTTGGGGATGGTCGAGGTTTAATGGCGGCATTAGCATTAGGCGCAGAAGGAATTGAGATGGGGACACGATTTATTGCAGTTAAGGAATGTGTTCATGCTCATGAACTGTATAAAAACGCTTTAGTAGCTGGGACGGAAAATGATACGGTTGTTATTAAACGTTCCATTGGAGCACCAGCCCGAGCGATTGCAAACAATTGGACAGATAAAATTTTAGAAATTGAGAAAGAAAGCGGTGGATACGAGCAATTGAAAGATTACATAAGCGGGCAAGCGAATCAACGCTATATTTACGATGGTGTTGAAGAGGAAGGGTTCGGCTGGGCTGGACAAGTGATGGGATTAATTCATGACGTTCCATCAACAGCTGAGCTATTTGATCGTATTATTGGTCAAGCAGAAGAAATTCGAAATAAATGGGCAAAATAAACGAAAGTGCCGAACAGCAAGAGAGAAACATATAATAAAGAGGTGCGAAACAATGGAATATCAATATCCAATGGACTATACGTGGTCAACAGAAGAAATTGTAGATGTAATTACTTTTTTTGAAGCAATTGCAAAAGCGTATGAAAGTAAAGTTTCAAAAGAAGAGCTGATGAAGGCGTATCGACGCTTCAAAGAAATTGTGCCAGGAAAAGCGGATGAGAAAAAC from Peribacillus asahii carries:
- a CDS encoding NAD(P)H-dependent flavin oxidoreductase, which gives rise to MKWSTRVTELLGIKYPIVQGGLAYLAYADLAAAVSNAGGLGQVTAMSLRTPEELQEEIRKTKSLTDQPFGVNFAIGNHGRPYEHFLEVALKEEVKVVSVTGGNPAPFLDFVKGTPVKKLVLVAARRQAMKAEQLGADAVMVVGQEGGGHLGRDDIGTSVLIPQVIDSVKIPVIASGGFGDGRGLMAALALGAEGIEMGTRFIAVKECVHAHELYKNALVAGTENDTVVIKRSIGAPARAIANNWTDKILEIEKESGGYEQLKDYISGQANQRYIYDGVEEEGFGWAGQVMGLIHDVPSTAELFDRIIGQAEEIRNKWAK
- a CDS encoding UPF0223 family protein, which codes for MEYQYPMDYTWSTEEIVDVITFFEAIAKAYESKVSKEELMKAYRRFKEIVPGKADEKNYTDEFQESSGYSAYQVIKKAKETADDGWIQMK
- a CDS encoding aminotransferase class I/II-fold pyridoxal phosphate-dependent enzyme; amino-acid sequence: MSQYETPLYTGLIDHAKKNPIQFHIPGHKKGNGMDPEFREFIGENALSIDLINIAPLDDLHRPKGIIKQAQDLAAEAFGADHTFFSVQGTSGAIMTMVMTVCGPGDKIIVPRNVHKSVMSAIVFSGAVPIFINPEIDKNLGISHGITIDQVEKTLQEHPDAKGLLVINPTYFGIAADLKRIVETAHSYNVPVLVDEAHGVHIHFHDELPLSAMQAGADMAATSVHKLGGSMTQSSILNVKEGLIPVNRVQSILSMLTTTSTSYILLASLDTARKQLATRGREMIDETIKLANYTRDAINEISFLYCVGKEILGKKATYNYDPTKLIISIKDLGITGYDVEKWLREKHNIEVELSDLYNILCLVTPGDTKADADSLIFALQDLAEQFKGEANENDPVRVILPNTPNLACTPRDAFYAETEVVPIEESINRISAEFIMVYPPGIPIFIPGEMITVENITYIQKNIEAGLPVQGPEDPEIKFLRVIKKQQPRKSWLT